The Flavobacterium sp. 102 genomic interval GGAAGTTTCAGCATCGTTTTCTAATTCAAACAAACCGCCCAAACTGTTATACGCTAAGCCTAAAGTTCCGGTGCTGTCTTTTTTATCTTGGAGTTCGGCAACGACTTCTATACTCAGTAGCTTGGCATCTTCATACTTTTTTTGGCGACTATAAATTGTGCTGATGAGTTGCAGGCATTTGTAACGACCTATTTTGGCGTCTTCGCCATTGGTCTTCTCTAATTTTTTGTATTGGTCTAAGGATTGTGTGGCAAATTGAAGTCCTTTTTCCAAACTCGAACCATAGGAGCAAATGCCCAAATAGAATAGTGCATCGGCTTTGTCTTTGGTGTTTTTTTCTTTTGTGGCTTTTTCATTGGCTTCCCAAAAATGTTTGAAGGCTTCGGTTTCGTTGTCTTTGACGAGTTCGGCCCAACCTTTTTGCAGCAACTTGTTGGGAGCCGTTTGGGTATAACCAACACTAACGAAGCCAATTGTGAGCAAAAACAAAAAAGATTTCCATAAATTCATATCCCAAAAATAGATTTTTTTGAGTTTACTTATTTAAAATGAGGTTGACATATAGTAAACAACTATAATTTTATCAAACGTTCAGCTGCTTTTTCAAGGGTTTCATCATCTTTGGCAAAGCAAAATCGTATGCATTGATGGTCATTGCCATTAGCATAAAAAGTAGAGATAGGAATTGTGGCCACGCCAAATTCGGTGACCAATCTTTTAGTGAAATTTAAATCATTTTCATCTGAAATATTGGCATAGGAAGCCACTTGAAAGTAAGTCCCTTCGCAAGGCAACAATTCGAGTTTGGTTTCTTTAATCAAGTTTCTGAATAAATCTCTCTTCTGTTGGTAAAACTGTCCCAGAGCTTTCACGTCAACCAAATCGATATAGTCGTTTAGTACATGTTGGGCAATGCTGCTCACACTGAAAACCAAAAACTGATGCACTTTTTTAATCTCTTTCATAATGTTTTCCGGTGCAATGACGTACCCGATTTTCCAACCGGTGATGTGAAATGACTTCCCGAATGACGAAACAGAAATACTCCGATGCCACAATTTTGGTCGATGGTGTACCGAAATATGGGGTTCCTCAAAAGTGATGTATTCATAAACTTCGTCTGAAAGCACTAAGAGATTAGGGTAAGCTTCAACTAATTTTTCCAATTGAACAAAATCATTTTCTGTCCACATTTTTCCCGTTGGATTGTGCGGATTGTTGATGATGATGAGTTTGGTTTTTTCATTAGCTGCAGCCGAAATCACTTCCCAATTAGGAGTAAAGTCAATGTTGAGCGAAACCCTTATTGGTTTGGCATTGCTTAATAAAATCGGCGCTTCGTAGCAGTCATAACTCGGGTCGAGAATAATCACTTCTTCATTGGCTCTGACTAATGCTTGAATTGTTGCAAAAATGCCTTCTGTTGCGCCGGCTGTGATTAGTATTTCTTCTTTGGCAGAAACCGTTCTACCATAAGATTGTTGGGTGAGCACTGCTATTTTATCCAAAAGCGAAGGCAAACCACTCATGGGCGTATACTGATGAATATTTTCTTTGGCAAGTTTAGAAAGAATAGCGATTAGTCGTTCATCAATGGGAAAATTCGGAAAGCCTTGAGACAGATTAATAGCTTGGTGTTCTGTTGCCATCTGTGACATTACAGTGAAAATACTCGTGCCGATATGAGGAAGTTTGGACATGAATTTGTTTTTGGTAAAGATAAAAAAAGCACTCCGATTGAAGTGCTTTTTTGTTATTTCAAACCTAAATGTTTATTCTTCCGATTTGTTTTTTAATTGCATCAACAAGGTGTATGCGCCTTTGACAGCAATGTTTTTGGTATTTAAGACTTCACTGTTGAGAATTTCGGTGAAACTATTTTCACTGTTTCCCACTTTTACAGCTATCATTTCAAATTTATGATTATCCAATTGAACAAAAACATACTCTTTTCCTTCAAAAGTCACGATGGCTTTTTCGGGTAAAGTAAGCACAGCTTCTCGTTTTAGTTCAATTACAGCATTCATATACATTCCCGGCAAAAGGGTTTTGTCGTATTGCTGAAAATGACAATGAACTTCTGCACTATGTTCAATAGATGAAATGTCTTTACTGATTAAAATAATTTCGCAATTGTATTTTTTATCAGGCTGACTGTTAGAATAAGCGACCAATTTTTGTCCAATATAAAGTCCGTTAATGTCTTTTTCAAATACTTTTAAGTTTAAATGAATGTCATCAGGATTAATGAGTTCGAATAGTATATCAGAAGCATTAACATACTTACCAATATTTACATTGACTTTTGAGACAAATCCATTTATGGGAGAATAGATATTGACACTTTTAGAAATAGTTTTTTCAGAAAGCGATTTAGGGTTAATGTGAATTAATTTTAGTTTCTCGGCTAAGGCGTTGACTGTGATTCTGAGGTTTTTGTATTCTGCATCAGCCATTTGAAACACTTTATCACTACTGGCTTTATCTCGGTTTAAATCTCTTTGGCGTTCGTATTCTTTTTCGGCAAAAAATAGTTTAGATTGTGCCGTTAAATATTCTTGTTGCAACTGAATGTATTGCTGATCTTCCATCACGGCAATAACTTCATTTTTTTTGACGTACATACCCGGAAGTAATTTGGTGTTTTTCAAATAACCTCCCAAAGGCATGCTCACAGAAACCAGATTCTGTGGTGGCACATCAATGACACCATTCACATTAATTGTGGCCGAAATGGTTCTTTTTTGCATAGGTTCGCTAACTATCCCCGCATTTTTAAGTTGTGAATCTGTTAGCGTAACTATTTTTTCGGAAACCTCTTTACCAGTGGTTTCGCTTTCATCTTTTTTGGAGTTGCAACTCATACCCAGTATGGCTAAAACTACTATAATGATTTTTGTTTTCATGTTTAATTTTTTGAAGTAAGATAATTCAATTCAATAATACTTTCATTATACGCGTTGACTGACTCAATGTAACTGTTGTTGACCATCAGCGCTTGATTGACCAATAAAACCCAATCCAGATAATTAATATCGCCACCAAGAAATTGTCGGTTTGCGGTTTCGGTAATTAATAAAGCATTTGGCAACCCTATTTTCTCGAAATAGTCTAATTTTTCAATATTCTTTTCGAGCTGTAATAGGGTGTTTTGTAGTTGCAGTTTTAAGGAGTTTTTCTCTCTTAGGTATTCTTCTTCCACTATTTGTTCCTGAACTTTGGCTGCTCTGACTTTGGCATTTTGTGAACCGCCTAAAAGCGGAATGCCTAGGCCGATTTGTGCCGAATGGAATCGGGTGGAATTATCATACAAAACATTATCTGCACCGTTACCGGTTATCGACATATTGTTGTAACCCAAAGTAAGTATCGGAAACTTTCGTGCTTTTTCTAATTGTGTTTGAGCAACTGCTGTTTCTTTTTGTTGTTCCAAAGTTTGCAACATAGGATGTTGGTCTATTGTAGATTCCGACAAACCGTTGAGGCGCTCTATTTTAAACGAACTAGCCTTCGGGGTTACCTTGTTTTCGGAGTTTAACAGCAATTGGAATATACTTTGCAGTAATTCTTTGTCTTGTTGCAATTGAAGTAATTGCATTTTTAATTGACCTAATTGAGTTTCGGCTGTAGTTTTTTCCAAGATATTGCTTTCCCCTTTTTGTAAACGTAAAGCCGATTTTCTGAGAAATTCCGTTAGTAAAGTATCACTTTTTTGTAGCAGTTTTTCTTTTTCTGTCAAAGATAAAATAGCATAAAAGGTTTGGGTTATTTCTTTTTTTAAGGCTGCTTCTTTAAGCAAAACCAAGGCGGAAGCCGTTTTCCATTCGGAAGTCAAAACCTTTTTCTGTCTGTTGTAGACCATCGGAAAATCAAATGATTGTGAAATACCAAACCGGGTATCATTATAACTGCTGTTAATTTGACCAAACTCTGAATTGACATTGGTTGTGGGTAAATTAGTCGCTGAACGGATTAATTTCTGTTGGTAATCTGATTTTAAACGTTCAATTTTTACTGATTGATTGTTTTCTAAAGCTGTTTTGAGAGCTTCTTCGAGCGTTATTTTGGTTTGGGCTTTTGCAGGCAGAATACAGAAAGACAAAAGTAGCAGTAAAAGCGTTGTTTTATTAAATATTTTCATTTTAAATCCTTTTTCAAAAGTTACATAAAGTATTGGTAATACAAATAAGGTCAGTAAAGTGGCAATCATCAATCCACCAATCACTACAGTAGCTAATGGTCTTTGTACTTCAGCTCCTGAACCACTGCTGATAGCCATAGGGAGAAATCCCAAAGAAGCGACAAAAGCAGTCATTAGTACAGGACGCAAACGCACTTTGGTTCCCATTAATACAATACGATTTAAGTCATCCATACCTTCTGATTTGAGGCGATTGAACTCTGATATAAGTACGATACCATTCAAAACGGCCACGCCAAAGAGTGCAATAAATCCTATTCCGGCACTAATGCTAAAAGGCATACCTCTCAGGGCCAAAAAGAAAATGCCTCCAATAGCAGAAAGCGGAATAGCAGAATAAATTAATAAACCGTGTTTTACAGATTTAAAAGCAAAAAATAATAAGATAAATATCAACAGCAATGAAATAGGTACCGCAATCATTAATCGGTCTTTAGCCTGATTTAAATTTTCAAATGCGCCACCATAGGTTGTGTAATATCCCGCAGGAAGTTGGATTTCATTTTCCACTTTGCCTTTTAATTCGTTGACAATACTTTCTACATCTCGACCGTTGACATTAAAACCAACAACAATGCGTCTTTTCGCATCTTCGCGTTGTATTTGGTTAGGTCCGTTTTTAATAGAAACATTTGCCAATTGCGAAAGTGGAATTTGAGTTCCTTGAGGTGTTGGAATTAAAAGATTTCTGACGTCTTCTAAGTTTTTACGTTTCTCACTATCCAAGCGCACTACCAATTCAAATCGCTTTTCGCCTTCAAAAACCAATCCGGTACTTTGTCCTGCAAAAGCAGTATTTACAATGCGATTGATGTCTGCGATGTTAAGATGGTATTGTGCAATTACGGTACGATTGTAGTCGATAATCACTTGAGGCATACCGGTTACGGGTTCAACAAAAAGGTCTTCGGCACCATCTACCGTATTTACAATCTTACCTAATTTTTCGGCATAAAGGGCTAAGGTATCTAAATTTTCACCAAAAATTTTACAAACAACATCTTGTCTTGCTCCGGTCATTAATTCATTGAAACGCATTTGTACCGGATACTGAAATCCTGCAGTAATACCGGGAACATCTTCTAGTGCTTTGCCCATTTTTTCTGCTAATTCATCAAAAGTTTCGGCAGAAGTCCATTCCGATTTGTCTTTCAGAATAACCATCATATCACTGGCTTCCATCGGCATGGGATCGGTTGGCACTTCACCGCTTCCGATTTTAGTTACTACTTTTTCGACTTCGGGAAATCGTGTTTTTAGTATATGAGCGGCTTTTTGGGTACTTTCGATAGTGGTATTTAAGTTGCTTCCGGTCAAAACCCTGGTGTCAACTGCAAAATCACCTTCTTCTAAAGCCGGTATAAATTCACCTCCTAAAGAACTTAATAAAAACAACGCAATAACAAATAAGGCGATTACAGTTCCAATAATTACTTTTTGGAAATTTAAAGCAACTTGTAACCAATGTTGGTATTTGCGTTCCAATTTAAACATCATACGGTCAGAAAAATTGGGTTGGTGATTGATTTTTTTGCTCAAAAACAAAGCACTCATCATTGGAATGTAAGTCAAAGAAAGTAAAAAAGCACCCAACAAAGCAAAGGCAACGGTTTGTGCCATTGGTTTAAACATTTTTCCTTCGATGCCTTCCAAAGTGAAAATAGGTAAGTAGACAATTAGAATGATAATTTGGCCAAAAACAGCACTGTTCATCATCTTTCCAGCAGAGTTTTCAACCTCTTTGTCCATTTTGTTTTGTGTCAAACGGGCAACGTTACTAAACTTTTTACTGTGAGAGAGTTGGTGCATTACAGCTTCAACGATGATGACTGCGCCGTCTACGATCAGTCCGAAATCG includes:
- a CDS encoding methionine aminotransferase, coding for MSKLPHIGTSIFTVMSQMATEHQAINLSQGFPNFPIDERLIAILSKLAKENIHQYTPMSGLPSLLDKIAVLTQQSYGRTVSAKEEILITAGATEGIFATIQALVRANEEVIILDPSYDCYEAPILLSNAKPIRVSLNIDFTPNWEVISAAANEKTKLIIINNPHNPTGKMWTENDFVQLEKLVEAYPNLLVLSDEVYEYITFEEPHISVHHRPKLWHRSISVSSFGKSFHITGWKIGYVIAPENIMKEIKKVHQFLVFSVSSIAQHVLNDYIDLVDVKALGQFYQQKRDLFRNLIKETKLELLPCEGTYFQVASYANISDENDLNFTKRLVTEFGVATIPISTFYANGNDHQCIRFCFAKDDETLEKAAERLIKL
- a CDS encoding efflux RND transporter periplasmic adaptor subunit, whose product is MKTKIIIVVLAILGMSCNSKKDESETTGKEVSEKIVTLTDSQLKNAGIVSEPMQKRTISATINVNGVIDVPPQNLVSVSMPLGGYLKNTKLLPGMYVKKNEVIAVMEDQQYIQLQQEYLTAQSKLFFAEKEYERQRDLNRDKASSDKVFQMADAEYKNLRITVNALAEKLKLIHINPKSLSEKTISKSVNIYSPINGFVSKVNVNIGKYVNASDILFELINPDDIHLNLKVFEKDINGLYIGQKLVAYSNSQPDKKYNCEIILISKDISSIEHSAEVHCHFQQYDKTLLPGMYMNAVIELKREAVLTLPEKAIVTFEGKEYVFVQLDNHKFEMIAVKVGNSENSFTEILNSEVLNTKNIAVKGAYTLLMQLKNKSEE
- a CDS encoding CusA/CzcA family heavy metal efflux RND transporter; protein product: MLNKIIAFSVRNKLVIGLFTIALLLYGIYETTKLPIDAVPDITNNQVQVITIAPSFGATDIERLVTFPVEQANSNISGLKEIRSFSRFGLSLVTIVFDDETDIYWARQQVAERLQQVQTQIPAGIGTPELGPVSTGLGEIYQYMVRPEKGYEEQYDETELRTIQDWIVRRQLLGVKGVAEVSSFGGKLKQFEVAIESNKLHAYGLTVDDIFAALEKNNQNTGGAYIEKGATTLFIRSEGLIGNVEDIENIAVKATPSGIPLFLRDIAKINIGYATRYGAMCYNDEGEVAGAIVMMLKGANSSEVIKNVKERIEQIKKTLPEGVTIEPFLDRTKMVNNAIGTVEKNLMEGALIVIFVLVLFLGNLRAGLIVASVIPLAMLFAIILMNTFGVSGNLMSLGALDFGLIVDGAVIIVEAVMHQLSHSKKFSNVARLTQNKMDKEVENSAGKMMNSAVFGQIIILIVYLPIFTLEGIEGKMFKPMAQTVAFALLGAFLLSLTYIPMMSALFLSKKINHQPNFSDRMMFKLERKYQHWLQVALNFQKVIIGTVIALFVIALFLLSSLGGEFIPALEEGDFAVDTRVLTGSNLNTTIESTQKAAHILKTRFPEVEKVVTKIGSGEVPTDPMPMEASDMMVILKDKSEWTSAETFDELAEKMGKALEDVPGITAGFQYPVQMRFNELMTGARQDVVCKIFGENLDTLALYAEKLGKIVNTVDGAEDLFVEPVTGMPQVIIDYNRTVIAQYHLNIADINRIVNTAFAGQSTGLVFEGEKRFELVVRLDSEKRKNLEDVRNLLIPTPQGTQIPLSQLANVSIKNGPNQIQREDAKRRIVVGFNVNGRDVESIVNELKGKVENEIQLPAGYYTTYGGAFENLNQAKDRLMIAVPISLLLIFILLFFAFKSVKHGLLIYSAIPLSAIGGIFFLALRGMPFSISAGIGFIALFGVAVLNGIVLISEFNRLKSEGMDDLNRIVLMGTKVRLRPVLMTAFVASLGFLPMAISSGSGAEVQRPLATVVIGGLMIATLLTLFVLPILYVTFEKGFKMKIFNKTTLLLLLLSFCILPAKAQTKITLEEALKTALENNQSVKIERLKSDYQQKLIRSATNLPTTNVNSEFGQINSSYNDTRFGISQSFDFPMVYNRQKKVLTSEWKTASALVLLKEAALKKEITQTFYAILSLTEKEKLLQKSDTLLTEFLRKSALRLQKGESNILEKTTAETQLGQLKMQLLQLQQDKELLQSIFQLLLNSENKVTPKASSFKIERLNGLSESTIDQHPMLQTLEQQKETAVAQTQLEKARKFPILTLGYNNMSITGNGADNVLYDNSTRFHSAQIGLGIPLLGGSQNAKVRAAKVQEQIVEEEYLREKNSLKLQLQNTLLQLEKNIEKLDYFEKIGLPNALLITETANRQFLGGDINYLDWVLLVNQALMVNNSYIESVNAYNESIIELNYLTSKN